The genomic DNA GCTGCGGCGCTTGGCCTGCAGCACGTGCTCGCGCGTGGTGAACTCGGCGTTCTCGGCGCGGGCGATGTCGCCCGCGACGCGCACGAGGCCGCCGAGGTTGCGCAGCTCCAGCGTGAGGTGCTCCTTCCGGCCCGCGCGGCGCTGGGCCTCGAGGATGACCTCCTCCATCGCGCCCTCGTCGAACGCGGGGAGCCGGCCGTCCTTCTCGACCTCCTGGGCGATGAACCGGGCGTACTTCCGGCGCATCTCCGGGGTGTCCGAGATGGTGTCGTCCATGTACACCTCGTAGCCGTACCCCTTGATGCGGCTCCGGAGCGCCGGGTGCATGTTCTCCATCGCGTCGAGGTTCCCCGCCGCGACCATGACGAAGTCACAGGGGACGGCCTCGGTCTGGACCATCGCGCCCGAGGAGCGCTCGGACTGGCCCGTGATGGAGAACTCGCCCTCCTGGATGGCGGTCATCAGCTTCTGCTGGGACCGGATGTCGAGGGTGTTGATCTCGTCGACGAACAGCACGCCCTTGTTGGCCTTGTGGATGGCCCCCGCCTCGACGCGGTCGTGGCTGGGGGTCTCCATCCCGCCGGACTGGAACGGGTCGTGCCGGACGTCGCCGAGCAGCGCGCCGGCGTGCGCGCCGGTCGCGTCCTCGAACGGTGCGGTCTGCTGGTCGGCGTTGTTGACCAGCAGGTTCGGGATCATCGCGTCGCTACCACGCGAGGAGTAGCGGAACGCGAGGTAGATGACACCCGCCGCCAGGATGCCGAGCAGGAGTTGCCCGGCGATCAGCAGCGAGTAGCCGAACACCACGGCGATGATGATCCACATCAGGAAGCTCCGCATCTGGTTGCGCTTGCGGGCCTCCTCCTTGTGCGCCTCGACGATCTGTTCGCCCTTCCCCGCGGGCACGGTCCGGACCTTCGGCTCGTTGCCGTCGTCCGGGTTGTGGTAGACGAGGATGTCCTGCAGGTCCTCCTTCGGGAGGAGCTGGGACATCGCCTTCGCGAGCATCGACTTCCCCGTCCCGGGGGAGCCGATCATCATGACGTGGCGGCGCTGCTTGGCCGCCTTCAGGATGATGTCGCGGGCGTCGTCCTGCCCGATGACCTGGTCGACGAGGCGGTCGGGCACCTCGATGTCGTCGGTCGAGGAGATCTGGAGCCCGCCCAGCAGGCCGTCCTCCTCGGCCGGTTCGACCTCGGCGCCGGCCTCGACGGTCACGTCGCTCCCGAGGTCCGACCCGTCGGTCAGCTCGTCGGACTCGTCGGCGGGCGCCGGTGGCCCGCCCGGGGTCTCGTTCTCGTCCCGGTCCAGTGGGATGCCCGGGTCCGGGTGCTCCTCCTGGGGCACGCCGTCCTCGGACTCGCGACCGGGGTGCTCGTCCGTGTTGTTGTCGTCGCTCATAGAACCGTTGCTATCACCGATAACGAGGGGCCTTCAACTGATATACTTTCTCCCCACGGGTGCCGCCCGTACACGCGTAAACCGCCCGCAGCGGCCGCCTCGTCCGTTCCTCCGGTACGTGCCAGCGCGACCCGCGAGGCTTATGAACCGAGCCACACAACCCCGCGAGAGAGCCAGTCCAGATGAGCGTCACCCGGGGGTTCTACATCGGCCGGTACCAGCCCTACCATGAGGGGCATCACGCCATGGTCGAGCGCATCGCTGAGGACGTCGACGAGCTCGTCCTCGGCATCGGCAGCGCCGACCAGTCACACACGCCACACGACCCGTTCACCGCCGGCGAGCGCGTGATGATGATCACGAAGGCGACCCAGGAGATGGACCTCCTGACCTACGCGGTCCCCATCGAGGACCTCAACCGGAACGCGGTCTGGGTGAGCCACGTCCAGTCGATGTCCCCGAACTTCGACGTGGCCTACTCCAACAACCCGCTCGTCATCCGCCTGTTCGAGGAGGCCGGCATCGAGGTCCGCCAGTCCGAGATGTACCGCCGCGACGAGTTCCAGGGCACCGAGGTCCGCCAGCGCATCATCGACGGCGACGACTGGCAGGCGCTGGTCCCGAACCCCGTCGTCGACGTCATCGAAGAGTGCGACGGCGTGGCCCGGCTGCGGCAGGTGGCCGACACGGACGACCCCGACGACGACGGCAACGGCGTCGAGTAAGATCGGCTCCGCGCCGTGTCGATTATCGGCCGGAGTCTCGGATAAATCGGCAAATCGAGGTGTCTGGTTTCGGATCGGGCTGCAGGTCCTGATATGTCGGGGTTGCTTCGAAACTCTTCAGAGTTCGCGTCGGTCTCGTCGCGAGGACCCGCTGTACTCCGTCGGCAGGTCCACGTCGTCGGGCGCGGGCATCCAGAAGTAGTCGAAGGCGATGCCGGTCGCCAGCGGCAGGACCACGGTCAGCCCCATCACGGCGGCCGGGTTCCCGAGGTCCGGCCCCAGACCCGCGCCCCCGAGGACGATGGTGAGGACCGTCAGCGTCAGCGTGCCCAGCAGGACCGCGTACAGCGCCGCACCCCAGCGGGTGTTGAGCCGGACCCGGAAGAACCTGGTCAGCAGCGCCGCCGCCGCGGCGTTCACGCCCAGGATGACGAGCAGGCCGACCACGTCGACGATGGTGATCATCCAGCGACAGTAGGGCGCCCGGGGCTATCAGTCCCTCGGCACGGCCGGGACCGACGTGCCGGTCGGGCCCCGTCACGAGTGATAGTATATATCAAGATGACCGCTAAATTAAGGTTGGGTGCCGACGTAACCGTCCCATGACCGACGGACCCCGAGCGTCGACGACCGATACCGCCACCACATCCCCGCCGCGAGCGACCGTGCTCGTCGTCGACGACGAGAAGCCGATGACCGAGATCCTCTCGACCTGGATCGGCGAGCACCACGACGTGCTCGTCGCACACGACGGCGAGGAGGCGCTCGAGACCATCACCGAGGACGTCGACGTCGTCCTGCTGGACCGGCGGATGCCGCGGATGGACGGGGACGCGTTCCTCCACGCGATGAGGGACGCTGGCTACGACGCCCGGGTCGTCATGCTGACGGCCATCGACCCCGGCCCGGACATCGTGAGCCTGCCCTTCGACGACTACGTCACCAAACCCGTCACGAAGGACGTGGTGCTCAACGTCATCGACCGGATGCTCCGGCTCAGCCGGGCAGGGAAGGCCGTCCGCGAGTACCACTCCCTGGAGCGCCGGCGCGACGTGCTCCGCACGGCGAAGGCGACGACCGGGGTCTCGGACTCGGAGGCCTTCGAGCTGCTGACCCGGCGGCTCGAGGCGGCCGCGAAGGACGCCGGCGCCGGGCTGGCGTGGCTGAAAGAGGAGTACTACGAGACGGACGAGTGACGTGCTCGTCGGCGGTCGTGGGTTCCACCGTCCGCCGACCCCCCGCAACCGTCGTGTCGATGACCGTCTCCGTTCTCAGGCGCCGAGCAGCTCCCGGGCCCGCTCGACGTCGCCGTCCATCCGCTCCATGAGGTCCCAGACCCCCTCTCGGGCCCCATCGTCGACCGTCGCGAGCACCATCCCCTCGTCGGGCTGGCCGTAGACGATGCCGGCCCCGTCGGGGGCGATGGCGAGTGCGGGGAGCGCGGCCAGGTCCTCCTCGCCCTCGGTCACCTCGATGACCGTCGACTGGCCCTCCCCCGCGGTCGCGCGGTCGAGCGCGGCGCGGAGTTCCTCGAGGAGCCCCGCCGTGAGCGTCGCAGCAGGGTTCCGGACGGTGACGTGGCGGTCGAACGCCCCCGTGTCGATGGCCTCGCGGACCTCGGCGGTGACGGCCTCGCGCTTGGTCTTCCCGTCGACCAGCGCGACCGCCGGCCGGGCCTGGCCGGTGAGAAGGTGGTACGTGACGATGTCGCCGACGGCGATCAGGGGCCGTCCGCTCTCGGCGAGCAGTTCGTCGGCCGCCGTGTAGACCGGGCCGAGCGGGTCCTTCAGCTCGTGGCGCATCGACTCCGGGAGCGAGAGCACGACGCGGGGGTCGCCGGGGTCCGGCGAGTCGCTGGCGTCGCTCATGGCCGTCTCACCGGACCTTCAGCGCGTACTTCCCCGGCTCGGTCACTTCCATCTCGCTGGCGATCTGCGAGGTCTCGGGGTGCGCGATGATGACGTAGCCGGCCCAGTCCTCGGTCAGCGAGGTGGAGCCGCAGTTGGGACACTGCTCGCCGTCGGCGGCCTCGAGCACGCGGTGGCACTCGCGGCAGACGAGTCGGTCGGCCATCTAATCACCCGCCTGGCCCTGCTGGGCCCGCCGGCGTCGGTCCTGTTCGAGCCACTCGTGCTTGCCCAGCCCCGGCTGCTTCGCGGTGAGGCCGATCTTCGAGTCCCGCGGGTTCCGCTCGTCGATGCTCTTCGTGACGATGCGGGCGCGGACGGAGTCGCCGACCGAGAGGACCCGGCTCGAGTCCCGGGAGGCGAGCTGCTGGTTCTCCTCGTCGTAGGCGAGGTACTCGTCGTCGATCTGGGAGACGTGGAGCAGCCCGTCGACGGGGCCGATGCCGACGAAGGCGCCGAAGTTGACGACCTCGACGACCTCGCCGTCGACGACCTCCTGCATCTCGGGGTCGAAGGTCAGCGCATCGAACTCGGCCTCGTAGTAGACGCCGGGGCGGTTGGGCAGGACGGCGCCGGTGCCGATATCGTGGACGTCGATGACGCTGACGACGGAGCCGACCTCCTCGTCCATACGGCCCTCCAGCTTGTCCTGCAGGAGTCGTTTCACCAGGTCGGGGGAGACGTCGGCGAGGTACTCGGGCGGCACCTCGACGGTGTCCTTGAGACGAACGCGTTTGTACATGTATCGTGTGTGGTTTCGTGTCGGGGTAGTTTGTGTTCGGTAGCGTGTGAGAGACGCGGCGTTACGGTCGAGTGAGCGCGAGTTCGTTTCGCCCGCGTAAACCGATTACGGGTACGTCCCGGGCCAGCAGGCGGTCGCGCAGGTCCGCATCGTTCGTGGCGACGCAGTCGACGGTGGCCCCCTCGTCGGGGTCGCGTGTGGCGATCTCGACGACGGCGTCGTCGGCGTACTGCTCGCGGTGGGCGATCTGCTCGCACCGGTCGGCGAGGTCGCGGCCGACGCTCGCCGCGACGGCCTCCTCGCCCTGCCCGTCGCTGAGCTTCTCCAACTCGGCGACGCACGCGGCCGGGACGACCGGCTCCGGGTCGTCGAGGACGCGCTCCAGTTCGTCGAAGACGCGGACGTCGCACTCGACGGGCATCATGAGCGCGTTGGTGTCGAGCAGGACCGTCGTCATCCTACCGCAGCGTCCCCACGCCGATGAGTCGCCAGCGCGAGCCGACACGGCGGTTGATGGCGATCTTCGCGCCCTCCTGGGCGCAGACGGGCCGCTTGAGCGCGACCTCGCACTCCTCGTCGCGGGCGCTGGTGACGGAGCCGACCGTGGTGGCCGTGCCGACCGTCAGCATCAGCGGCTCGCCCGTCGAGATGGGCTCGATCTCCTCGGCGTCCTCGCCGACGACCCGCTCGAGCAGGTCCACGTCCATCACGAACGAGTCCCGCGTCGGCGGGAGCGACCCCGGCGGGCCGGCGACCTGCCCGGCCAGGGCGTCGCCCTTCGTGTACGAGGGGTCCAGCCCCGTGCCGACACCGATGAGGCCGCCGGGCGTGGCCTCGTCGACGGACTCGCCGCCGGCCTGCAGCGATCGCACCGTCGTCTCGACGGGCTGGTACTCGGACTGGCCGCCCTCCTCGACCTCGCGGCCGGGGCGGATCTCGATCTCGTCCTCGACGTGGAGGCGGCCCTGCGAGAGCGACCCGCCGACGACACCGCCCATCAGGCCCGCGGCGTCCGTGCCGGGGCGGTTGATGTCGAACGAGCGCGCGACCTGCAGCCGTGCGTCGGCGTCGGCGTCGCGCTCGGGCGTGGGGATCTCCTCCTCGATGGCGTCGATGAGCACGTCGATGTTGACGCCCTGCTGCGCGCTCACGGGGACGATGGGGGCGCCCTCGGCGACGGTCCCCTCGATGAACTCCTCGATCTGGCGCTTGTTGTCGAGGGCGGCCTCGCGGTCCCGCACGAGGTCGATCTTGTTCTGCGCGATGACGATGTTCTCGATGCCGATGATGTCCAGCGCCATCAGGTGCTCCTCGGTCTGTGCCTGGGGCACCGGCTCGTTCGCGCCGATCACGAGGACGGCGCCGTCCATGATCGCCGCGCCCGAGAGCATCGTCGCCATCAGCGTCTCGTGGCCGGGCGCGTCGACGAACGAGACCGTCCGCACCACGTCCGTCTCCTCGCCGTCGACCGCCTCCTCGACCGTGTAGCACTCGGGCGGGTCGGCGCCCGGGATCCGGCGGAAGGTGGCGTCAGCGTACCCGAGGCGGATGGAGATGCCGCGTTTCATCTCCTCGGAGTGCTGGTCGGTCCACTCCCCCGAGAGCGCCTGCACGAGGGTCGTCTTCCCGTGGTCGACGTGGCCGACCAGTCCGATGTTCACCTCCGGTTGTCGGTGTGTGTTCGACATCAGTAATATACCGGCTATCGTCCCCTGCGGCGTATAAGGCTACCGGACCTCCGTTCGGGCGTCTCAGGCCGCCTGCTCCGGTGACTCCTCCTCGTCCTCCGTCGCCCCTGGCTCGGCCGCCGGGAGCCACACCGTCAGCGTCCCGTCGGGGGTGTCGGTGACGAGCTCGCCACCGGCCTGCGTGACGGTCCACTCCAGACACCAGAGCGCCAGCCCCTCGGCGTGTTCGAGCGGCGTCTCCTCGCCCAGCCCTACGGCCTCGATATCGAGCGCGGGGAGCCCGTCGCCGTCGTCGTCGATGGTGAGCAGGAGCGACTCCCCGTCGTCGGCCTCGGCCACGGCGATGCTGACAGCGACGCCTCCGTCGTTGTGCGCGAGTATCTGGTCCACCACGTCCGCGATGGCGACGGGCAACGAAGCTGTCCCGTGGGCCAGCCGACCGGACTCGGACCGCTCGACAGTGATCGTCGCCTCCGGCCAGGAGGCCCGGATGTCCTCCAGAGGGGCCTCGAGACAGTCGGGGAACCGGAGCTGTTCGCGCTCGCCGGAGGCCTCGGAGAGGATGTTCTGGACGCGCCGGGTGCGGTCCGAGAGGGTCGCCAGCGAGAGCGCCTGCTGACGGATGTCCTCCAGTCCCTCGCGGACCGCCTCGTCCGTCACCTGCTCGGCGAGGACCGAGGCGCGCCCGGCGATGATGTTGATGTCGGTCCGGACGTTGTGCCGGAGGATACGGTTGAGGACGGACACCATCGTCGAGCGGGTCTCGAGCGCCACGTTCGAGGCCTCCAGGGCGCCTTTCGTCTCCTCGATCTCCTCGATACGCTTCCGGAGCGTGTCCCGTGTCCGGGCCATCGTCCGGTTGAGGTCGCCGAACTCGTCCGGACGGTCCGTGTCGAACGCCACGTCGTACTCGCCCTGCTCGATGCGCTCGGCGCGGTCGGCCAGCGTCGCCAGCGCGCCGGTCACGTCCGCCCCGATGACGCTGACGACCCCCAGCAGCCCGACCACGGCGATGGTGGAGATGAGACCGATCCAGAGGCCGGCCTCCCGGGTGATGGCGTACGCCTCGCTGGTCGGGGCGTGCTCGATGACGACCAGGTCCGTGCCGTCCACGGGGGCGAACGCCGCGACGTACGTGCCGGGCGCCGACTGCTCGTACCGTGGGTCGGCGACGAACCCGGACTCCCCCTGGAGTCCGCGGCTCACCACGGGCGACCTGAGTGGTCCGGGCTGGTACTGGCGGAGCATCGCCGACCGGTTGTCCGCGAACACGACGGTCCCGTTCGAGTCGACGACGCGCGTGAATCCGCCGTCGACGGGATGCTCGAACCGCTCGAAGATGCTCGCGGTGTCGATGGTGACGACCAGCAGGTGTCCCGGAGCCCCGCGGATCGGTGTGACGTACCCGAGTACCACGGTCTCCCCTCCGTCAGCCTCGTGCGGTTTGGTGGTCCGAACGTCGTCGAAGGCCCGGAAGGCGAACTGCTGTTGCCACGGCAGGTCCTCGACCGCCGTCCCCTCGAGGGACTGGAGGGCGCTCGTCTCGACGGTCTGGTTCCGCCGGTCGATGACGTACGCGTTGACGACGTGTGCTTCCCGGCGGTCGACCAGTTGCCGCTGGAGGTACCGGCGGACCGCAGTCCTGTCGTCCTCCTCGTAGACCGGATGTTCCGAGATGACCCTGGCGAGGAGCCGGTTCTGACGGCTCCATTCGGTCAACTCGCCGGCCTCGGCGTTCGTGGCGGCCGTCATCGACTGTTCGACGTTGTCGTCCAGGAGCGCCCCGACCTGGAGGTACAGTCCCACTGCGGCGACGCCGCTGATGAGCAGGACCACCAGTAGCACGGCGGCCAGCTTCCGCCGATACGACACGCGCACGAAGCCGAGGACCGGGCCGGCGCCGGGAATCGATGGCCGCATCTACGCACCGCCCCCTCGCCGTCGCCGGGGGCGAACTCGCCCCGTCCCTGTCCGTGCTCCGGCGGCTGGTGATGGGAACCCGGTCACGTGGACCCCTCCAGGTCCCGCAGGAAGGACCGTGCGACCGCACTCGGCTGTCGGTCCCGGACGAGTACCTGCCGGTTCAGTCGTCTGATGGTCCGCGCATCGAGGCCCGCGGCCACCGGCTCGAGTTCCTCCAGGATGGCCGGGTACGCATCGGCCGTCGCCGCGTTCGCCGTCGGCGCCGGCTGGTACGGGATGAAGTAGTCGCGGTCGTCCTCGAGCAGCACGAGCGACGGCCGGTCGAGCTGTGGGTCGGTATCGAACCCGCTCGCGACCTGGACTCGTCCGTCCCGCACCAGTTCGTACGTGAGGCCGATCGACGTGACGATGAACGCTCCCGACTCGATTTCGGTCAGGGCCGCCTCCTCGAGACCGTAGAAGTCGGCCATCCCGCCCCAGGCGTCCTGCCGGTGGTAGAAGTCCTCGCCGAGCGCGACGCCGAAGTCGGTGTTGCCGGCGTTCAGGTGGGCCACCAGGCCACTGATGGTGGTGACCCCCGTGCGCTCGCTCCAGCCCCGGTCCGCCAGCAGGACCCATTCGTTCGAGAACGGCGCCGGGGTGCTCATCTCGGCGCCGTGCTCCCGAGCGTCGGCCCTGACGCGCTCGTAGAGCCGCTGCGGGTCGGTGATCCGCTCCGTGTGCTTCGGCGGCAGTTCGGTCCACGCCGTCCCCGTGTACTCCCAGTAGAGGTCCTTCACCCCGGAGACCACCGCGTTCCAGTTCTGGAGCGAGCCCCCGTACCCGATCTCGTCGACCACCTGGATCCCGTCGACGCGCTGGAGACGATGGTAGGCGAGGTATCCGAGGATCTGCTGCTCCGCGAACGACTTCGAGCCGATGCGGACGTTGGGGTCCGAGCGACGGTCGGATCCCGTACCGGTACAGCCACAGAGGCCGCTCGCGACCCCGATGCCACCGACCCCCCCGATCCGGCGGAGGCAGTGCCGCCGCGTCGGCCCCATACGGGGGAGTAGTCGTATCATCGTACATATTCCTTCGCCAACAATGGTAAGATGACTTTCATAAAATCGCTTCAGCGAACGTTTTACTGGGTCGCTGACCTGCAACCGCCTATGAGCAACGACGCCAGCCCGGGTGAGGGAGCCACCCCCGGCGAGGACGACTCCATCCTCCAGTGTGAGGAGTGTCTCCCGCCGGCCGACGCGTTCGCCATCGTCGGCAACGAGACGCGCCTGCACATCCTGGAGGCGCTGTGGGCGGCCGACCGCCCGGCGGCGTTCTCGGAGCTGCGGCGGTCGGTGGGGATGCGCGATTCGGCACAGTTCAACTACCACCTGGACAAGCTCCGGGGGCAGTTCGTCCGCAAGACCGACGACGGCTACGAGTTCCGACAGGCGGGGAAGGCCATCGTCCGTGCGGTGCTGGCGGGCACGTACAACCAGGACCCGGAGCTGGAGCCGTTCCCCGTCGATGGCGAGTGCGTCGCCTGTGGCGGCGGCCTCCAGGCCTCGTACCGCGACGAGGCGTTCCTCATCACCTGCACGGAGTGCCAGCGCCCGCACGGCACCTACCCGTTCCCACCGGGTGGGCTGGAGGACCGCTCCCGCGAGGAGGTGCTGTCGGCGTTCAACCAGCGCGCTCGCCACCTGGCCTGCCTCACCGCAGACGGCGTCTGCCCGGAGTGCAACGGACGGGTGCGGACCGACCTCCTCGAACCGGAGGACCTCCCGCCGGACAAGGTGAAACCCATCGCCGAACAGGAACTGTTCGTCATCCACGAGTGCCAGCGGTGCAACAACCACATCGTCTCCTCGGTCGGGCTGACGCTGCTGGACGACGCCGAGATCGTCTCCTTCTACCGGGACCACGGTATCGACCTGAATACCGTTCGCTTCTGGACGCTGGAGTGGTGCATCAGCGACCGCCATCTGGACATCCTCTCGCGTGACCCCTGGCGCCTGCGCGTGACGGTCCCACTGGGCGAGGAGGAGCTCCGCGTCACCGTCGACGGCGAGATGGCCGTCCAGCACACGGAGCGCCGGGCCCGGACGGGTGACGCCGCGACTGAGGGGACGACGCCGACGGGGGCCGACGAGGCCGACGAGGCGGTCGAGCAGGATGCGTGACGTGCCCCGGTGGCTCGCCACCGCCACGCGGTCGCTGGCCGTAGACGTCGCCGGCCGCCAGCGTCGACGGGCGGCCCGCGACTGGCTCTGGATGCGGCTGGTGACCCTGCTGGCGGTCGGCTGTGGCGTGGTCGTCGCGGTCCTCGGCATGACCGTCGCCGCGGTCACGGTCGGCGTCATCCTCACCTACGGGGCGAGCCCGCTCGGGGTCGCGCTCGCCTGGTCGCTCGTGGTGTCGCTGGTGGCGTTCGCGCCACTGGCGGCGTTGCGGGCCGGCGCAGCCGTCCACGCCTGGCTCGTCTGAGCCGTCGGTCGGCCCGCCGGTCGGCGACCCGGCCGCGTGAGGCCCGGCCAGCGTAGCCCCGTCGTCGACGCCGGAGACGCCACATAAGACCCCCGCGCGTATCCGGGGCACGAGACTTATGAACATACACCACGCAACCGGGCTCCATGAGTTCAGACACCGGACCGACCGGCGGGAGCATCGACACCGTCGGGTCGGAGGGGCCCCACGACGGCGAGCAGGAGTCGGGGGGCGCCGGGGGCGACGATGAGGTATCGGACCTGCCGCTGGCGCCGTATCCGCCGAACCTCGGCAACCCGAAGTTGCACGCGCTCCGGCAGGTCCGTGACCCCATCGCGTTCAGCGACCGCGCCGCCGCCATCCGCGACGTCTACCGCATCTGGCTCCCCGGCATCGGCGACATCACGAACCTGGCCCACCCGGACCACATGAAGCGGGTCCTCCTCACCGAGCGCGGGAAGTTCCGCAAGTCCGAGGACTTCGGCATCGCGTTCGGTGACGGCCTCCTCACCGTCGAGGGCGAGGAGTGGGCCCAGCAGCGCAAGACATTGCAGCCGCTGTTCGTCCGCGAGAGCGTGATGGACCACGCCGACACGATGGTCGAGCAGGCCCAGCGCCGCGTCGGGCGCTGGGAGGGCGGCCAGCAGCTCGACCTGCAGGCCGAGATGACCGACCTCACCCTGGACGTGCTGTTCGCGGCCATCCTCGGGCGCGAACTCGAACTGGACGGCGACGAGAAGATCCGCCGCTCGGCCGAGGCGCTCCACGACTGGTTCCTCCCCACCTCCTACCCGCTCCCGCGCTGGCTGCCCACGCCCGCCCGGCGACGGTTCAAACAGGGGAAGCAGACCCTGCAGGACGAGGCCGACCGGCTGCTGGAGGAGGCCGCCCGGGACCCGCCCTCGGACCCGACGGAGGCCGACGACCTCATCAACCTCCTCGTGGGGCTGCGCGCGGCCGGCGTGACGGACTCGGGGATGCTGACCGACGAGCGCCTCCGCGACCAGATGGTCTCCATCATCTTCGCCGGTCACGATACGACGACCACCTCCCTGACGTTCGCGCTGTGGGCGCTCGCCGAACATCCGGACATCCGCGAGCGCTTCCACGCGGAGGTGGACGCGCTCGACGGCCCCCCGACCGCCGAGGACATCGAGGAAGGTCGGCTGGCGTTCACCGACAAGCTCGTCACGGAGACGCTCCGGCTGTTCCCGCCCGTCTACGCGCTTCCCCGCGTGGCCGACGAGGACGTCCAGTTCGACGGCTACCGCGTCCCCGAGGGCGAACGCGTCGGCGTCATCATCCGGCGCATCCAGCGGGACCCGCGCTTCTTCGACCGGCCCGACACGTTCGACCCCGACCGCTGGACGCCGGAGTTCCGACAGGAGCTGCACGACTTCGCGTACGCCCCGTTCGGCGGTGGCCCGCGCATCTGCATCGGCCGCCAGTTCGCCCTGCTGGAGGCCAAACTCTCGCTGGCCACCATCGGCCGGAACTACGAACTCTACTACCTCGGCGAGGAGGGCAAGCACGACGGCCCGCCGCTCTCCCCGCAGATGACGCTCCGGATGAAGGAGGGCCAGGAGTTCCTCGTCACCGAGCGCTGAGCAGGACCACCTCACTTCCTGCTGTCGATTCGTATCAGTGAATTTACTGAAGAAGGGTCCGGTAACTCTCCCTACAGAAATGTAATTCAGATTACCCTTATCTGGCCGTGGGGCCTTGGTCCACGTGAATACAGATGCGCACGAACTACCCCACACGCCCCCGGTCGCGGACAGCCGCCGACGGCCACGCCCGACGCCGCACCGTCCGCACGGTCCTGAAGTTCGCCCTCGTGACGCCGCTGGCGCTGGTCACCGCGCTCGTCGTCGTCGGCGCCCTCGCGTCCGCGGGGTCGCTGACCTCGGTCGTCACCGCGTTCGGCCTGCTGGCCGCGCCCGTCGTGGTCGGCGCCCTCGTCGACCGCGCTCGGGCCGACCTCCCCGACCGCGACGGCACCCGTCAGCCGCCCTACGGCCCGCGACTCCGGCGGTAGGCGGCGAGCGGTCGCTGCGCTCGCTAGCTGCCGCCCGTCGCCCCGTTCCAGGCGACAGGGCGAGTCGAAGGGGCAACAGGGTCGGAGTGGAGCGGACCGTCCAGGCCGCTCCGCCCGGCAGCCGAACGTTCCCCTCGAACTAGGCACCCCCCTTATCCGCCGCCGGGTCCACCGTTCGTCCATGTCGTTCGCCCCCGACCGCGTGGAGACGCTCACCTTCGACTCGTACGGGACCCTCGTGGACGTGGCGGCCGTCGAGACCGCGCTCGCCGAGGTCCCTGGCGTCGAGAACCCGGAACCCATCTCGAACCACTGGCGCTCGCGCTCGCTGATGTACACGATGGTTGCCAACGCCATCGACGCCTACCAGCCGTTCTACGAGTTGAACCGGGCCGCACTCACCCACGCGCTCGCCGCACACGGCGTCGAGACCACGCCGGCCGAGCGCGACGCCGTCCTCGAGACGTACCACGACCTCGACGTGTTCGATGACGTGGCCGACGGCATCGCCGCACTCGCGGCCGAGTACGACTGCTACGTCGTCTCCAACGGGAACCCGGAGATGCTGGCCTCGATGGTCGAGGCGGCCGACATCGGGGACGTCATCGAGGACACCATCAGCGCCGACGAGGTGGCGACGTTCAAGCCGGACGCCGAGATCTACCGCCACGCCGCCGCCCGGACCGGGACGCCCATCGACCGCATCGCGCACGTCTGCGGGCCGTTCTTCGACGTGTACGGGTCGATGAACGCGGGGATGCAGGGGGTGCGGGTCGCCCGCGGTGGCGAGCCGTGGGACGCGTTCGCCGGCGAGCCGGACCTGACGGTCGAGGACTTCCACGCGCTGGCCGACGAACTCGGCGTCTGAGGCCGGGCCGAGGTCGCAACCTTTTCCTCGCCGCTACGAGTGCCGGACGGCGTGGCACTCCCGCCGGTCACGCCCGGGATGTTGGCCGTCTTCGCCATCATCGTCGTGGCGCTCGTGCTGTTCGCGACCGAGCCGGTCCCTATCGACATCACCGCTATCGGGGTGATGGTGTCCCTGATGGTACTGGGGACGG from Haloglomus litoreum includes the following:
- a CDS encoding translation initiation factor IF-2 subunit gamma, producing MSNTHRQPEVNIGLVGHVDHGKTTLVQALSGEWTDQHSEEMKRGISIRLGYADATFRRIPGADPPECYTVEEAVDGEETDVVRTVSFVDAPGHETLMATMLSGAAIMDGAVLVIGANEPVPQAQTEEHLMALDIIGIENIVIAQNKIDLVRDREAALDNKRQIEEFIEGTVAEGAPIVPVSAQQGVNIDVLIDAIEEEIPTPERDADADARLQVARSFDINRPGTDAAGLMGGVVGGSLSQGRLHVEDEIEIRPGREVEEGGQSEYQPVETTVRSLQAGGESVDEATPGGLIGVGTGLDPSYTKGDALAGQVAGPPGSLPPTRDSFVMDVDLLERVVGEDAEEIEPISTGEPLMLTVGTATTVGSVTSARDEECEVALKRPVCAQEGAKIAINRRVGSRWRLIGVGTLR
- a CDS encoding HAMP domain-containing protein, producing the protein MRPSIPGAGPVLGFVRVSYRRKLAAVLLVVLLISGVAAVGLYLQVGALLDDNVEQSMTAATNAEAGELTEWSRQNRLLARVISEHPVYEEDDRTAVRRYLQRQLVDRREAHVVNAYVIDRRNQTVETSALQSLEGTAVEDLPWQQQFAFRAFDDVRTTKPHEADGGETVVLGYVTPIRGAPGHLLVVTIDTASIFERFEHPVDGGFTRVVDSNGTVVFADNRSAMLRQYQPGPLRSPVVSRGLQGESGFVADPRYEQSAPGTYVAAFAPVDGTDLVVIEHAPTSEAYAITREAGLWIGLISTIAVVGLLGVVSVIGADVTGALATLADRAERIEQGEYDVAFDTDRPDEFGDLNRTMARTRDTLRKRIEEIEETKGALEASNVALETRSTMVSVLNRILRHNVRTDINIIAGRASVLAEQVTDEAVREGLEDIRQQALSLATLSDRTRRVQNILSEASGEREQLRFPDCLEAPLEDIRASWPEATITVERSESGRLAHGTASLPVAIADVVDQILAHNDGGVAVSIAVAEADDGESLLLTIDDDGDGLPALDIEAVGLGEETPLEHAEGLALWCLEWTVTQAGGELVTDTPDGTLTVWLPAAEPGATEDEEESPEQAA
- a CDS encoding glycine betaine ABC transporter substrate-binding protein, with protein sequence MGPTRRHCLRRIGGVGGIGVASGLCGCTGTGSDRRSDPNVRIGSKSFAEQQILGYLAYHRLQRVDGIQVVDEIGYGGSLQNWNAVVSGVKDLYWEYTGTAWTELPPKHTERITDPQRLYERVRADAREHGAEMSTPAPFSNEWVLLADRGWSERTGVTTISGLVAHLNAGNTDFGVALGEDFYHRQDAWGGMADFYGLEEAALTEIESGAFIVTSIGLTYELVRDGRVQVASGFDTDPQLDRPSLVLLEDDRDYFIPYQPAPTANAATADAYPAILEELEPVAAGLDARTIRRLNRQVLVRDRQPSAVARSFLRDLEGST
- a CDS encoding winged helix-turn-helix domain-containing protein, whose product is MSNDASPGEGATPGEDDSILQCEECLPPADAFAIVGNETRLHILEALWAADRPAAFSELRRSVGMRDSAQFNYHLDKLRGQFVRKTDDGYEFRQAGKAIVRAVLAGTYNQDPELEPFPVDGECVACGGGLQASYRDEAFLITCTECQRPHGTYPFPPGGLEDRSREEVLSAFNQRARHLACLTADGVCPECNGRVRTDLLEPEDLPPDKVKPIAEQELFVIHECQRCNNHIVSSVGLTLLDDAEIVSFYRDHGIDLNTVRFWTLEWCISDRHLDILSRDPWRLRVTVPLGEEELRVTVDGEMAVQHTERRARTGDAATEGTTPTGADEADEAVEQDA